A window of Variovorax paradoxus EPS genomic DNA:
TGCACGCTGAGCTTGGCTTGCTCCAGCATCGCGGCTGACGCGGCCGCATCCGCGTCGGCGGCCTCTACCGCACGACGCACGCGGCCCCAGAGGTCGATTTCCCACGAGGCATCGAAGCCGGCCTGGTAGAGGCTGTAGGGCTCGCTGAGCGTGCGGATCAACTGATCCTTGTTGGCAACCGAGGAGCCCAGCGCATCGATCATCCGCGTGGCCGCGCCGCTCTCGCTTTGCCGTTGCCGCGTGACGCCCGCGCTCGCGTTGACCTGAGGGCCGCGCTGGGCGGCCGCGGTGGCGCGCTGCACGCGACTCTGCGCGAAGCGCAGCGCGGCGGTCTGCAGGTCGGGGTTGGCGGCGAGCACCATCGCCTGCAGCCGGTCGAGCACCGGATCGTTGAAGGCCTTCCAGTCGCCGGATGTGATGGATGCCGTCGCGGGCGCCGCACTGCGTTCTGCACCCAGCAACGTGGGCGAGCCGCCGTGCCAGCTCGACCAGTCCGCGGGCGTGCGCGGTTCCGAAGGCTTGTGGTCTGGACCCACGGCGCAACCGCCGATGAGAAGTGCCAGCGCGGCAGCGGCCACGGCGTTGCATGTGAAATGGAAAGTGAGAGGCATGAGGTGCTCCCGTTATCAGACGAGACGACTGCGAAAGAGCCAGGCCGCCAGCGGCAGCGTGACGACCGCGATGATCGAAAGCGGAATCAGGTTGTGCCAGACCGTGCCCAGCCCGACGCCTTCGAGGTACACGCGCTGCACCAGGTCGATGGCGAAGCGCAGCGGATTGGCCATGGTGATCACCTGCAGCACATGCGGCATGTTGCGCACCGGCGTGGTCAGGCCCGACAGCAGCATCATCGGCATCAGCAGCACGAAGGTGTAGAGCATGGCCTGCTGCATGTTGGCCGACACGGCCGAGATCGACAGGCCGATACCCACGCTCGCCACGGTGAAGAAGATGAGCCCGGTGTAGAGCGTGACCAGCGAGCCCGCCATCGGAATGCCGAACCAGAAGAGCGCCACCACGAGGATCAGCGATGACTGCGCGAGCCCGACCAGTACCGGCGGCAGCGCCTTGCCGATCATGATTTCGAGCGGCGACATCGGCGTGACCAGCAACTGGTCGAAGGTGCCTTGCTCGCGCTCGCGTGCCACCGAAAGCGCGGTGAGCAGCAGCGTCTGCAGCATGCTGAGCGCGGCGATCATGCCGGGCAGGAGGTTCCAGCGCGTCTCCAGGTTCGGGTTGAACCAGGCGCGCGATTCGATGACCAGCGGCACGGGCGGTGCGCCCGCGCGCGTGCGCAGTTCGGCGTTGTAGCGCTCGACCACCGCGCTCACGTAGCCGGCTGCCGAGCCCGCGGTGTTGGAGTTGCGCGCATCGAGGATCAGCTGGATGGCGGCGGGCTGCCCCGCGCTGAGTTGTCGCTCGAAATCGGGCGCGATCTGGATCACCAGCAGCGCCTTCTCGGTGTCGATCACCTCGCGGATGTCGCCCTGCGTGCGCAGCGTGGCCACGCGTTGGAAGACGCCGGTGCTGTCCAGGCGCGCAATGAGTTCTGTTGCCGCGCCGGTGCGGCTCTGGTCGAGCAACGCATAGGGCACGTTCGCAAGATCGTAGGTCGCGCCGTAGCCGAAGATGAGGCTCTGCAGCAGCGCGGGCGCGAAGAGGATCGTGCGCGTTGCCGGGTCCTTCAGGATCGC
This region includes:
- a CDS encoding ABC transporter permease, which translates into the protein MIDFLLRIANLCKKELLAILKDPATRTILFAPALLQSLIFGYGATYDLANVPYALLDQSRTGAATELIARLDSTGVFQRVATLRTQGDIREVIDTEKALLVIQIAPDFERQLSAGQPAAIQLILDARNSNTAGSAAGYVSAVVERYNAELRTRAGAPPVPLVIESRAWFNPNLETRWNLLPGMIAALSMLQTLLLTALSVAREREQGTFDQLLVTPMSPLEIMIGKALPPVLVGLAQSSLILVVALFWFGIPMAGSLVTLYTGLIFFTVASVGIGLSISAVSANMQQAMLYTFVLLMPMMLLSGLTTPVRNMPHVLQVITMANPLRFAIDLVQRVYLEGVGLGTVWHNLIPLSIIAVVTLPLAAWLFRSRLV